The stretch of DNA agtgaaACATAATAAAACACAGTGAAACATTATAAAACATAGTGAAATATAATAAAACATAGTAAACCATAGTAAACCATAGTAAACCATAgtaaaccatagtaaaacatagtgaaacatagtaaaacatagtaaaccatagtaaaacatagtaaaccatagtaaaacataatgaaacataataaaacatagtgaaacattataaaacatagtaaaacatagtgaaacataataaaacatagtgaaatataataaaacatagtaaaacatagtgaaacataataaaacatagtaaaacatagtaaaacatagtgaaacatagtgaaacataataaaacatagtaaaacatagtgaaatataataaaacatagtaaaacatagtaaaacatagtgaaacatagtgaaacataataaaacatagtgaaacattataaaacatagtaaaacatagtgaaacattataaaacatagtaaaacatagtgaaacataataaaacatagtaaaacatagtgaaacataataaaacatagtgaaacattataaaacatagtaaaacatagtgaaatataataaaacatagtgaaacattataaaacatagtaaaacatagtgaaacataataaaacatagtgaaacattataaaacatagtaaaacatagtgaaacataataaaacatagtgaaatataataaaacatagtgaaacatagtaaaacatagtgaaacataataaaacatagtaaaacatagtgaaacatagtaaaacataataaaccatagtaaaacatagtaaaccATAGTGAAACATAATAAAACAGAGTGAAACATAGTGAAACAGAGTGAAACATAGtgaaacatagtaaaacatagtgaaacataataaaacagagtgaaacagagtgaaacagagtgcactatatagggaatatttaAATGAACTACAACCGAAAATGTTATGAATTTCAGTTTCCATCTGTGTTCTCTTCCTGTCTAGATTTGCATATTACATGTTTTATAATAATTCTAATTCCTATCCATGTGTTTGTAGATGGGTGGTGGAGAGGAGTGTGAGAGGCACCCAGCAGGTATCTACAGTGGTCAGACTTCCCccgtcccctcctcccctctcctatctGGACCACTCCTCAGCCCTCAGCCCCTGGACCTCCTACCAGTACCGCCTAGTGGCCAGCACACAGGCTGGATCTAACACTAGTGCCTGGGCTAACATCACCACCAGACCCTCTCGCCCTGCCGGTCTAGTCCCACCACGGGTAGATGTGCTGGGACCGGACTCACTGCAGGTTGGTGGTTGTGTGGAGGTGTGGGTGTTGTGACTTTAGTTTGGGTTTTGGTGCTGTTACTAAGCCAATAACAGACCATGTCTCAGCTAACCAGCCAATAAGATGTATGTACCTCAAGTTGTGGTAGACATTCTTTGAAACACTAGAGTACATAGACCAATGTCATATTGGTATTCATGCTTATATTGTGTTTAGTCATTTTGAACAGTTCCCTCCCtgagctctctcgctctcatataacgcacacacacacacttacaaaacgcacacacacacacttacaaaacgcacacacacacacttacaaaacggacacacacacacacttaaaaaatgcacacacacacttacaaaatgcacacacacacttacaaaacGGTGTTTCAGACAGTCACTAAACTCAAGGTCCCCTTCAGGAAGTAGGCAGGGTCACGACCCTGTCTGTAGTGAATTCCTTCCTGTCGGCCATATTAACAAGACTCTAGCTAAGTATGAATGAAGACATCTAAATGAACCCATCACgtcccgcccacacacacactcatgcacacatacATTCATATGCACACGCCCCTGCACTAATGCTAACTGTATGAAAATGCTAATTCCTGTCATCATTTCAGACACAACCATGTCGTCACGATGctttaggggtcagaggtcatttGTTTCTTAGTGTTTCTTCCTGGTTCAGCACAATTACACGCTTCCTGTTTATGTCTGACTGTGGTAATGCAAAAAAACAATCGTGTTCACTGAGACCCAGgtataactctctctctcgctctgtattAAATTGCAATTTGTTGTCAGGAAGCATGGAATGAATACGTATCAGATACCAGCACAACTGCTCTCTCTAtctactgatctctctctctttctctttctctttcctttctttctctttcttgttCCCGTCTGCCTCTCTCTTTAAAATCATACTGGAAGCTGAGAATCCAACTATTTTCCATTCATGATTACTATATACATCTCAGACTAAGCTTGCCTTTACCTCAATCCTACCTCCTCTGGTACTTTACTAAGAACAATACAGCTTCTTCCCAGAACATGAGTAATTCCATCCAGGGTGCTATCAGTGTTTTAAGGTGGTATAAACCCTAGCAGTGTGCCTGCTGGTTGAATAGAGGggtctccagagagagagagagaggcctagcTACCAGGGCCTTGCTGCCTGACAAACACCATTCAGGGGGAATTCATGTCACCAAACAGGCTTTGCAGCTTAGCGGTCCTCTTCTTTGTACCAATACACCCacagactccacacacacacacacacacacacacacagcggcgtCCACCACgtaacacacaccaaacaccaccacccacacaacccatcacagcccacacacacacacacacacacaacacacaacacacacacacaccacacacaaccacccccaaacccccccaccacacacaccacacaccacacacacacaccacacacacacacaacacacaactgctCTCGGCTCTTCCTCTAGTCTCGAGAAAGGTGCCAGAAACCACAGCACTTGAAAGTGCTTGGTGACTTCAAACAAAGACCCTATTTACAGTTTAAACTAGTTTGAATAATTCATTTCCCCCAACCCTGACttctatttgttgtttgttttttcagaCTATTTCCATTAATTCTGTTAACAGCCTGCGATTGACATGGCTACACGCAGTTGTTGAGAAGAGCTTACAGCATGTAAGACGCGTCAAGACTGGTTCTGCTATTTGCACGTATTTAGCAGTTTATTTCCAGTTTAATAGCCAACAGACTCGTTTGCAATTGGTcttcacgtgtgttttgtctgGTTGTCTTAGCAATCACTGGGGGCTTCCTGCAGTCTAGTGTATTGATGTGTTTTATTCACAAGCCTAGTGTTGTTTGTTACTTCTTTTTCAAGACTAAGCTTTGTtttcatttgtgttttttattcCCTGGTGTTTTTCCTAGTTATTTAGAATTGAAGAAGCGGAATTGAAGGCcatacacgcaccacacacaccggCCAACGCACGCACATgaccatacaccacacacacaatgcacgcCAAACCGCACACcatgacatatacacacacacacacacacacacacacacagccctgagcCCTTACttataggtggtgtgtgtgtgtgtatgtgaatagcCCTTTCCTGTACCTGTCAGTCCCaggcctctatctctctcctctctgatctccACCATCCATAGATTACATCAGGCCATTCAATCTGGAAATGACATCCGTGAGCACCCGCACTCTGGCAAATGAGCTACCTAACGCCACCCCAccctatgcatgtgtgtgtgtaaatgtctgtgtatatgtgtgtgtgtgtgttacgggtCACACCATTAACTAATTTTCTCACCTATTTACCGAAAATCAGAGCAGTTGAATTCCTCttcctaatcacacacacactgcacagcaATTCCACACATTGTTAGCCTTTTTAATTCCCTGAAATGCTGACAAAATCACACGCAGGCAGCGCTAGCTAGGCAACATGCTGTAGTTTTTGTATATAACAATTCCATTACTGCGGTTTCATTATTTTAGCATGTTGGCCTGCAAGGATGAAATRTGTTTTAAATATGTTGAAGGGAATCTGCCACTCAGGTCAATGTcagggtgtctctctctctttctgcacgGTGCAGagctgtacgcacacacacaagcatttaattcccatacatacatacacatgtaggcatgctcaagcacacacacatgcgctgtttgcacacacgcacacactgtacagtacaaCCTCACTTCCTGGAACTCATCCATCTAAAAGCYTTCTaaagcacataacattctgaacTGCCAATCACAGGCCTCCCTCGGCCGCTTGCACCTCTGCACTGCACTCTGGGAGAGATGATGTCAGTTGATTGCATAGCCTTCAGTGTTTCCCTGGTAAGAATTGAGAATATCCACATgactttgtgcgtgtgtgtttgtgtgcgtgtctgtgtgtgtttgtgtgtgtgtatgtgtgtgtgtgtttgtgtgcgtgtgtgtttgtgtatgtgtctgtgtgtgtttgtgtgcgtgtctgtgtgtgtttgtgtgtgtgtctgtgtgtgtttgtgtgcgtgtttgtgtgtgcctccctccctctctcctcaggtcATGTGGTCCCCTCCTGTCATTGCTAACGGAGTGATCGACCGCTATGAGATCCGCCTTCCCGACCCGCGCGTATCCCACGACGACCTGTCCAACCTCACCGTCACGGTAACAGACCTGGTGCCCTACACTGACTACTTGGTCACCGTCCTGGCCTGCTCCTCCGGGGGTGGCCTTATTGGGGGTTGCACAGAGAGCCTGCCCACTGCCGTTACTACACTACCCACAATCCCCCAGGACCTGGCACCACTGGCAGTGGTGGCCATCAGTGAGTCRTTCCTGGCCGTATCCTGGCAACCTCCCGACAGGCCCAACGGACCTAACCTCAGGTAAATGTTGTATTATTACCAGGCCACTTAGTTTAGGGAAACCCAGGGTTCTAGTTGTGAGATAGAGATACACAACACAAATAATATGCAGAAAGGTAAATCTGTGTGTAAATGTGTCAGGTTGTAAAGTAGATGATGGTCAGTTAGAGTTCAAGCAGCTGCTGTAGCTGAGCCCCAGTATGCTAAGATCAGACATAGCACTAACATCCAACATCTGCATAGCTTAGCATCCAACTTCTARGTAGCACTAGCATCCAACATCTATATAGCACTAGCATCCAACATCTACATAGCTTAGCATCCAACTTCTACGTAGCACTAGCATCRAACATCTACACAGCACTAGCATCCAACATCTATATAGCACTAGCATCCAACATCTACACATAGCTTAGCATCCAACATCTACGTAGCACTAACATCCAGCATCTGCATAGCTTAGCATCAAACATCTCACGTAGCACTAGCATCCAACATCTAACTAGGCACTAGCATAATCAAACATCTAGGTCTCttctatctctactctctcttaNNNNNNNNNNNNNNNNNNNNNNNNNNNNNNNNNNNNNNNNNNNNNNNNNNNNNNNNNNNNNNNNNNNNNNNNNNNNNNNNNNNNNNNNNNNNNNNNNNNNNNNNNNNNNNNNNNNNNNNNNNNNNNNNNNNNNNNNNNNNNNNNNNNNNNNNNNNNNNNNNNNNNNNNNNNNNNNNNNNNNNNNNNNNNNNNNNNNNNNNNNNNNNNNNNNNNNNNNNNNNNNNNNNNNNNNNNNNNNNNNNNNNNNNNNNNNNNNNNNNNNNNNNNNNNNNNNNNNNNNNNNNNNNNNNNNNNNNNNNNNNNNNNNNNNNNNNNNNNNNNNNNNNNNNNNNNNNNNNNNNNNNNNNNNNNNNNNNNNNNNNNNNNNNNNNNNNNNNNNNNNNNNNNNNNNNNNNNNNNNNNNNNNNNNNNNNNNNNNNNNNNNNNNNNNNNNNNNNNNNNNNNNNNNNNNNNNNNNNNNNNNNNNNNNNNNNNNNNNNNNNNNNNNNNNNNNNNNNNNNNNNNNNNNNNNNNNNNNNNNNNNNNNNNNNNNNNNNNNNNNNNNNNNNNNNNNNNNNNNNNNNNNNNNNNNNNNNNNNNNNNNNNNNNNNNNNNNNNNNNNNNNNNNNNNNNNNNNNNNNNNNNNNNNNNNNNNNNNNNNNNNNNNNNNNNNNNNNNNNNNNNNNNNNNNNNNNNNNNNNNNNNNNNNNNNNNNNNNNNNNNNNNNNNNNNNNNNNNNNNNNNNNNNNNNNNNNNNNNNNNNNNNNNNNNNNNNNNNNNNNNNNNNNNNNNNNNNNNNNNNNNNNNNNNNNNNNNNNNNNNNNNNNNNNNNNNNNNNNNNNNNNNNNNNNNNNNNNNNNNNNNNNNNNNNNNNNNNNNNNNNNNNNNNNNNNNNNNNNNNNNNNNNNNNNNNNNNNNNNNNNNNNNNNNNNNNNNNNNNNNNNNNNNNNNNNNNNNNNNNNNNNNNNNNNNNNNNNNNNNNNNNNNNNNNNNNNNNNNNNNNNNNNNNNNNNNNNNNNNNNNNNNNNNNNNNNNNNNNNNNNNNNNNNNNNNNNNNNNNNNNNNNNNNNNNNNNNNNNNNNNNNNNNNNNNNNNNNNNNNNNNNNNNNNNNNNNNNNNNNNNNNNNNNNNNNNNNNNNNNNNNNNNNNNNNNNNNNNNNNNNNNNNNNNNNNNNNNNNNNNNNNNNNNNNNNNNNNNNNNNNNNNNNNNNNNNNNNNNNNNNNNNNNNNNNNNNNNNNNNNNNNNNNNNNNNNNNNNNNNNNNNNNNNNNNNNNNNNNNNNNNNNNNNNNNNNNNNNNNNNNNNNNNNNNNNNNNNNNNNNNNNNNNNNNNNNNNNNNNNNNNNNNNNNNNNNNNNNNNNNNNNNNNNNNNNNNNNNNNNNNNNNNNNNNNNNNNNNNNNNNNNNNNNNNNNNNNNNNNNNNNNNNNNNNNNNNNNNNNNNNNNNNNNNNNNNNNNNNNNNNNNNNNNNNNNNNNNNNNNNNNNNNNNNNNNNNNNNNNNNNNNNNNNNNNNNNNNNNNNNNNNNNNNNNNNNNNNNNNNNNNNNNNNNNNNNNNNNNNNNNNNNNNNNNNNNNNNNNNNNNNNNNNNNNNNNNNNNNNNNNNNNNNNNNNNNNNNNNNNNNNNNNNNNNNNNNNNNNNNNNNNNNNNNNNNNNNNNNNNNNNNNNNNNNNNNNNNNNNNNNNNNNNNNNNNNNNNNNNNNNNNNNNNNNNNNNNNNNNNNNNNNNNNNNNNNNNNNNNNNNNNNNNNNNNNNNNNNNNNNNNNNNNNNNNNNNNNNNNNNNNNNNNNNNNNNNNNNNNNNNNNNNNNNNNNNNNNNNNNNNNNNNNNNNNNNNNNNNNNNNNNNNNNNNNNNNNNNNNNNNNNNNNNNNNNNNNNNNNNNNNNNNNNNNNNNNNNNNNNNNNNNNNNNNNNNNNNNNNNNNNNNNNNNNNNNNNNNNNNNNNNNNNNNNNNNNNNNNNNNNNNNNNNNNNNNNNNNNNNNNNNNNNNNNNNNNNNNNNNNNNNNNNNNNNNNNNNNNNNNNNNNNNNNNNNNNNNNNNNNNNNNNNNNNNNNNNNNNNNNNNNNNNNNNNNNNNNNNNNNNNNNNNNNNNNNNNNNNNNNNNNNNNNNNNNNNNNNNNNNNNNNNNNNNNNNNNNNNNNNNNNNNNNNNNNNNNNNNNNNNNNNNNNNNNNNNNNNNNNNNNNNNNNNNNNNNNNNNNNNNNNNNNNNNNNNNNNNNNNNNNNNNNNNNNNNNNNNNNNNNNNNNNNNNNNNNNNNNNNNNNNNNNNNNNNNNNNNNNNNNNNNNNNNNNNNNNNNNNNNNNNNNNNNNNNNNNNNNNNNNNNNNNNNNNNNNNNNNNNNNNNNNNNNNNNNNNNNNNNNNNNNNNNNNNNNNNNNNNNNNNNNNNNNNNNNNNNNNNNNNNNNNNNNNNNNNNNNNNNNNNNNNNNNNNNNNNNNNNNNNNNNNNNNNNNNNNNNNNNNNNNNNNNNNNNNNNNNNNNNNNNNNNNNNNNNNNNNNNNNNNNNNNNNNNNNNNNNNNNNNNNNNNNNNNNNNNNNNNNNNNNNNNNNNNNNNNNNNNNNNNNNNNNNNNNNNNNNNNNNNNNNNNNNNNNNNNNNNNNNNNNNNNNNNNNNNNNNNNNNNNNNNNNNNNNNNNNNNNNNNNNNNNNNNNNNNNNNNNNNNNNNNNNNNNNNNNNNNNNNNNNNNNNNNNNNNNNNNNNNNNNNNNNNNNNNNNNNNNNNNNNNNNNNNNNNNNNNNNNNNNNNNNNNNNNNNNNNNNNNNNNNNNNNNNNNNNNNNNNNNNNNNNNNNNNNNNNNNNNNNNNNNNNNNNNNNNNNNNNNNNNNNNNNNNNNNNNNNNNNNNNNNNNNNNNNNNNNNNNNNNNNNNNNNNNNNNNNNNNNNNNNNNNNNNNNNNNNNNNNNNNNNNNNNNNNNNNNNNNNNNNNNNNNNNNNNNNNNNNNNNNNNNNNNNNNNNNNNNNNNNNNNNNNNNNNNNNNNNNNNNNNNNNNNNNNNNNNNNNNNNNNNNNNNNNNNNNNNNNNNNNNNNNNNNNNNNNNNNNNNNNNNNNNNNNNNNNNNNNNNNNNNNNNNNNNNNNNNNNNNNNNNNNNNNNNNNNNNNNNNNNNNNNNNNNNNNNNNNNNNNNNNNNNNNNNNNNNNNNNNNNNNNNN from Salvelinus sp. IW2-2015 unplaced genomic scaffold, ASM291031v2 Un_scaffold1800, whole genome shotgun sequence encodes:
- the LOC112072012 gene encoding usherin-like, whose translation is MGNSVYNVDISKPLAHMTPYSPGPVDPPVVSDLQSHSVSVSWAPPAQPNGVITHYTLHLTSTLSLSHSTATVPGNTTSYSLYNLLPYQLYSLQVEACTPAGCTLSVESQSFHTPAAPPEGVPVPHLYSDTPTSVLLSWGAPERSNGELEGWVVERSVRGTQQVSTVVRLPPSPPPLSYLDHSSALSPWTSYQYRLVASTQAGSNTSAWANITTRPSRPAGLVPPRVDVLGPDSLQVMWSPPVIANGVIDRYEIRLPDPRVSHDDLSNLTVTVTDLVPYTDYLVTVLACSSGGGLIGGCTESLPTAVTTLPTIPQDLAPLAVVAISESFLAVSWQPPDRPNGPNLRYELLRRKSRQPLATQPPADLHRWFNVYAGDKLFHQDKGLSR